TTGGCCAAACTAAATGAAACTAGATAAGCGTTCTTTTCCCCTTAGTATCATCATCACTAGTCTCTACTTGTCCCATCTCTGGTTTTTATATACAGTTCGTGTAGATTTCATATATCTGTTCATCCGTCTATCAATCCATTCCTCTGGTTTCTTCCAACCCCAGTGTGTCTCTCCGTCTGTGTGTCCCATATATACCAGAGACCTGACTGAGACCTGGTGctgtatgtatcaagcatctcagagtaagagtgctgatctaggatctgtccatataatcttattcattatgatctaaaaggctaaactgatcctagatcatcactcgtactctgagatgcttgatacatacgggCCCAGAGGACTGGGAGCTGATCACTCTAGCTCTCCTCCAGCCAGGAGGGCTTGTCTGACCCTGGGGGCTTTAACTTGACGTTGAACTGTCTCAGTGTCTGTTCCAACTGCTGCTGGTTCCCAGCGAAGTAGGCTGAGATAGCATTATGGAAGAGGAGCAGCTGCTTGTGCATCACcttcacctacacacacacacacacagagagagagagagagcgacacagagagagagagacacagagagagagagacacagagagagagatgtagcatTATTGTAAAGTAACTAACCACCTAACTAACCAATGAACTAACAAACTAACCAAATAACTAACAAGCCCACCTTGTTCTCCTCCAGGAACTTGAGTTTGATGGTGACGTCTGAGCGCAGTCGTTCGTACTTGTCTCTCTGCACCTGGTACTGCTGCTGGGACACCTCTATACGCaccatggtggcagcatcacgagGACCCAGACTCAACTCCTCCAGGTCGGCCCTGTACGCATCAAACTCTAGcctgggagaggggaggagaggcagagtaaaactaggcttgggcggtatccagattttcataccattCGTTCTTCTGCCAtcccgggatttacggtattaccggcaTAGCACACAAGGCGGCGCAAAAAAAGCCCATTGGGCGTCTAgtaccagaatgctaacagaaTTAGCACACTTAATAGAGAAGTCACATAGACactgttagctaaatgctaacgagcgaaAACGAACATAAAccaattgcaaagacaggcaaatccagctcataaagttatacaagcatagctagtagctaccaaatGTCATTTCCGGTGAGTGTGGACATTTCCAAGCGAAAGTGAATGAGAGAAactgtgcaaatgaacaaagttgtgatgcatgcttttctcaaggaagagcagcatgtgtacacggagcagaggggaggagaatgAGGAGGTATAAACCGCTAATAGGAAGCACAGGGAACAAATGacagctgtacagataactcatccagagctctttgacttctcaaacatggcagaaagccgttataagatatctgatggcaaacatttagtagtgaattgCATACAAGTGTAACTTCTTCACCTCATGTGCGCTGCACAACAGAGACTCgccgatagatatagaacgctgtctcccgttgtgctatttacaaacaaacacgtgactagcttaactgttctggggaactacagtaagcttcataatgtaaaataatttgacaggtgaaatgaagaacacaatctgctttatctcctaaagtactgcacaagttgactgcaggtattaacttaaaaagtagctagaAATATTCAGATTTATTGATAatcttcaaataaatagttttgagagtattgaaaaaccatcctgtggctttttccaaataccccggtatacggtatatacggtataccacccaagcctaTAAAACACCCACATAACACCCTATAACAACGTATAACCATCAAACATGGTACACATCAAACTCCAGCCTGACACACAAAACTATGATGTCATGTAGACAAACATACTCTATATAATGTCTCTGGCAATCATAGATATAGAGCCACATTTTTGTGGCGTAAAGGAGCACAGATCTGTGTAAAAAAAGACTGTAAACCTCATTATAATTTGGCAGTATGATCATTTGAAACTTTTGCGTTATAAGGAGGCAACTACTACAGTATCTCCAGGCCCTGCACCTTTCTAACCCTCCCATCTTTATTATTACCTTGCAGCCTCGTACAGTTTGATTGTCATCAGTGTGTCCTCCATGGTCTTGTTGACCAGTGTATTGATGCTGGACACAAAGAAGTTGATGGCTCCAAGCAGAGCCTCCCCGTTCCTACACAACAACTTCTGGGTCTCTGCATTGTAGCCAAACTCATCCTGTGGACACAAACACTTGcgtttacatgtatttatttttatttacatttacatttatattttagtcatttagcagactctcttatacagagcgacttacagttagtgaatacatattttttttatactggccctccgtgggaatcgaacccacaaccctggcgttgcaaacgccatgctctatcaactgagctacagtggggaaaaaagtatttagtcagccaccaattgtgcaagttctcccacttaaaaagatgagagaggcctgtaattttcatcataggtacacgtcaactatgacagacaaaatgagaaataaaattcaatttatttgcaaattatggtggaaaataagtatttggtcaataacaaaagtttctcaatactttgttatataccctttgttggcaatgacacaggtcaaacgttttctgtaagtcttcacaaggttttcacacactgttgctggtattttggctcattcctccatgcagatctcctctagagcagtgatgttttggggctgtcgctgggcaacacggactttcaactccctccaaagattttctatggggttgagatctggagactggctaggccactccaggaccttgaaatgcttcttacaaagccactccttcgttgcccgggcggtgtgtttgggatcattctcatgctgaaagtcccagccacgtttcatcttcaatgcccttgctgatggaaggaggttttcactccaaatctcacgatacatggccccattcattctttcctttacacggatcagtcgtcctggtccctttgcagaaaaacagccccaaagcatgatgtttccacccccatgcttcacagtaggtatggtgcaactcagcattctttgtcctccaaacacgacgagttgagtgtttacctaaaagttctattttggtttcatctgaccatatgacattctcccaatcctcttctggatcatccaaatgcactctagcaaacttcagacaggcctggacatgtactggcttaagcagggggacacgtctttcactgcaggatttgagtccctggcggcgtagtgtgttactgatggtaggctttgttactttggtcccagctctctgcaggtcattcactaggtccccccgtgtggttctgggatttttgctcaccattcttgtgatcattttgaccccacggggtgagaacttgcgtggagccccagatcgagggagattatcagtggtcttgtatgtcttccatttcctaataattgctcccacagttgatttcttcaaaccaagctacttacctattgcagattcagtcttcccagcctggtgcaggtctacaattttgtttctggtgtcctttgacagctctttggtcttggtcatagtggagtttggagtgtgactgtttgaggttgtggacaggtgtctttatactgataacaagttcaaacaggtgccattaatacaggtaacgagtggaggacagaggagcctcttaaagaagaagttacaggtctgtgagagccagaaatcttgcttgtttgtaggtgaccaaatacttattttccaccatcatttgcaaataaattcattaaaaatcctactatgtgattttctggattttttttcctcaatttgtctgtcatagttgacgtgtacctatgatgaaaactacaggcctctctcatctttttaagtgggagaacttgcacaattggtggctgactaaatactttttttccccactgtacatccctgccggccattccctcccctaccctggacgacgctgggccaattgtgtgccgcccatgagactcccggtcgcggccggctccgacagagcctggattcgaaccaggatctctagtggcacagttagcactgcgatgcagtgccttagaccactgcgccactcaggagacatatttaactaggcaagtcagttaagaacaaattcttatttacaatgacgcccTACCCCATACTGACTTTTCCTCTACATTAGGTATTTATGGATTGATTACAATTCAGGAAGGTAGCCTGGATTCCAACCCAAAATTACATCCTGGATTTTCAGACAGTGTGCCAATTTCAGACAGCGTGCCATCTGCAGCTGATTTCTATCTGGGCTGAGGTctacgggttaaggttaggggtcaGGTGTTAAAATTCAGGGGTTAGAAGTCTTTCTTACCCGTAGTTCAGGTGATTTCTGGCTGAGGTCCGCGAAGGTGTCTCCCAGGGACTGCTGGGTCTGGACCATGTTGTAGAAGTGGCTGGTCAGGGCGCTGGTCAGTCTCAGGACAGACTCGTACTTCCTCTTGGTGTCCCTGAGCACATCTATCTGGGCCTCCAGCTCCAGGTCCACCGTCCGAGAACCACGGCCGAACCTCTCCGAGAACATCTGCTTGGTACactggggtagagatggagagacgtGATTAGGATaaaggagagaacagaagaggagaCGAGAATATATGCTTGACACACTGGGATAAAGACGATATGGAGAGATGTGTTCAGAATAGAACCGAATAGAATAGTTACTCGTTTTCCAAGGAGGAAATTATTCCCAGTCTTGTATGAAGACAAATGATCATACCAGTGCAGTCGCAATCACACCCATAGAACACAGTGAAGATTCTGTGAAGTATGGCTTCAACAAATGTTCCCCAGGAGACAGGTTCTGTTCTGTACCTTGTAGGTGTTGATACCCCACTTCTTAACGCTGTCTAGTTTCTCCACAGCCACACCCCGGTTAGCCTCCTCCGCTGACATGTTCTGGTTGCTGTTACTGTGGTGCATCCCCAACCCTGACACAAAGGATAATAAATAACATGCTCACTCTCAGAGGATTCCTTAAGGTGGTTGGTTGCTGAGACCTATAGTAAAGAAGATGGACTGTCCATCTCATTTACTATGAACGCTGTCACAAAACCAGCTTCAGTCAGTAGCGCTACGATACACAGATTACACACAGTGGTAGATCAGTGCTTAGTTGGGCACTCTCCTCATCACTACTCCTCAAAGCAAACACCTGAAATATTCCTTTCATGTACCAAGTATGTCTTTGAGACAAATAGTATGACAGTGATTGATTGATCAGTTGAGAGGACTGAATGAAATGAATGAGTGAACAGAGTGAAGTGGAGtaaaggagggtggtgctgtATGGGTCCAATGTAAAGAAAGACTGTAAACCTCATCATTTGGCAGTATGATCATTTCAAACTGTTGCGTTATAAGGAGGCAACTACTACAGTATCTCCAGGCCAGTGAATGAGTGAACAGAGTGAAGTGGAGtaaaggagggtggtgctgtATGGGTCCAGTGTAGGGCTGCAACGTTCCAGTATCATTCCCAGGTCAAATGTCCACGTTTTCCAGAAACCCTGGTTTCAGAATTCTGGATTTACCGCTTATAGTAATTCTGGAATTACCTTCCAATTCCGGAAATCTTCCGACCAGGATTTctagaaaacctgggaattttgggaaaccTGGAATTTTGCATCTCCAGTGGTACCTGTGAATGGCTGGTCGGTCTGGT
The DNA window shown above is from Coregonus clupeaformis isolate EN_2021a chromosome 6, ASM2061545v1, whole genome shotgun sequence and carries:
- the LOC121568162 gene encoding arfaptin-2-like isoform X3, which gives rise to MADSFMGKAATMEIPINSNGETLAEDDSLEQAAKSQWTLDEKDLQQVMVSGPNLNETSIVSGGYGGPAGGIIPTSSIKDLRMKSRGQGVGLVSSQSAASMIANQNQTDQPFTGLGMHHSNSNQNMSAEEANRGVAVEKLDSVKKWGINTYKCTKQMFSERFGRGSRTVDLELEAQIDVLRDTKRKYESVLRLTSALTSHFYNMVQTQQSLGDTFADLSQKSPELRDEFGYNAETQKLLCRNGEALLGAINFFVSSINTLVNKTMEDTLMTIKLYEAARLEFDAYRADLEELSLGPRDAATMVRIEVSQQQYQVQRDKYERLRSDVTIKLKFLEENKVKVMHKQLLLFHNAISAYFAGNQQQLEQTLRQFNVKLKPPGSDKPSWLEES
- the LOC121568162 gene encoding arfaptin-2-like isoform X4, with translation MADSFMGKAATMEIPINSNGETLAEDDSLEQAAKSQWTLDEKDLQQVMVSGPNLNETSIVSGGYGGPAGGIIPTSSIKGLGMHHSNSNQNMSAEEANRGVAVEKLDSVKKWGINTYKCTKQMFSERFGRGSRTVDLELEAQIDVLRDTKRKYESVLRLTSALTSHFYNMVQTQQSLGDTFADLSQKSPELRDEFGYNAETQKLLCRNGEALLGAINFFVSSINTLVNKTMEDTLMTIKLYEAARLEFDAYRADLEELSLGPRDAATMVRIEVSQQQYQVQRDKYERLRSDVTIKLKFLEENKVKVMHKQLLLFHNAISAYFAGNQQQLEQTLRQFNVKLKPPGSDKPSWLEES
- the LOC121568162 gene encoding arfaptin-2-like isoform X1; this encodes MADSFMGKAATMEIPINSNGETLAEDDSLEQAAKSQWTLDEKDLQQVMVSGPNLNETSIVSGGYGGPAGGIIPTSSIKGPAIRFNPQYVDRRRPPAPNCALVPGAEPQPTDLRMKSRGQGVGLVSSQSAASMIANQNQTDQPFTGLGMHHSNSNQNMSAEEANRGVAVEKLDSVKKWGINTYKCTKQMFSERFGRGSRTVDLELEAQIDVLRDTKRKYESVLRLTSALTSHFYNMVQTQQSLGDTFADLSQKSPELRDEFGYNAETQKLLCRNGEALLGAINFFVSSINTLVNKTMEDTLMTIKLYEAARLEFDAYRADLEELSLGPRDAATMVRIEVSQQQYQVQRDKYERLRSDVTIKLKFLEENKVKVMHKQLLLFHNAISAYFAGNQQQLEQTLRQFNVKLKPPGSDKPSWLEES
- the LOC121568162 gene encoding arfaptin-2-like isoform X2, with protein sequence MADSFMGKAATMEIPINSNGETLAEDDSLEQDLQQVMVSGPNLNETSIVSGGYGGPAGGIIPTSSIKGPAIRFNPQYVDRRRPPAPNCALVPGAEPQPTDLRMKSRGQGVGLVSSQSAASMIANQNQTDQPFTGLGMHHSNSNQNMSAEEANRGVAVEKLDSVKKWGINTYKCTKQMFSERFGRGSRTVDLELEAQIDVLRDTKRKYESVLRLTSALTSHFYNMVQTQQSLGDTFADLSQKSPELRDEFGYNAETQKLLCRNGEALLGAINFFVSSINTLVNKTMEDTLMTIKLYEAARLEFDAYRADLEELSLGPRDAATMVRIEVSQQQYQVQRDKYERLRSDVTIKLKFLEENKVKVMHKQLLLFHNAISAYFAGNQQQLEQTLRQFNVKLKPPGSDKPSWLEES